A stretch of DNA from Candidatus Poribacteria bacterium:
GTGCGGATCCGGGTGCTGCTCCGGGAGATCCATCCGCTGCTGATGAAGCAACACCTGATGCCGCAGATAGCGAAGTCGTTGATGCTGAATATGAAGTCGTTGACGAAGACGAGAAGAAGGATGAGAAATAGGCAATAAAGCCTTGTGAAATTTAATAGAGGGTGGTGCATAACGCAAATCGTATTATGCCTCACCCTCATTTTGTTACGATCTCTTTTGATTGTGCTTCTTTCAACACGAGGACAAGTCCACGGATTATCTAATACCCCAACAACGCAATCCCTTCCCGATAGGTTGCCGCTGAATGTTGTAAAGAACCAAGTTCGGCTTCAGTCAGTTCAATTTCAAGAATCTCTTCTATACCATTTCCACCGAGTTTAATAGGAACACCGATATAGAGATCATCAATACCGTATTGCCCGGTGAGGTGTGCGGAGCAGGGCAGCAGCCGTTTCTTGTCCAGAATGATTGCTTCTGCCATCTGTGCCAATGAGGAACCGGCGGCATAATATCCACTCGTTTTCAGGAGATTAACGATTTCAGCACCGCCGTCACGCGTCCGTTGTGCCATCGCTTCAATGCGATCTTCCGGTATCAGCTGCGGGATCGGGATACCGTTAACAGTAGTATAACGCGGGAGCGGAACCATTGTGTCGCCGTGTCCGCCGAGGACGAGCGCGTGGATGTCTTCTACAGAGACACCGAGTTCAAGAGAGATAAAATAACGGAACCGTGCCGAATCCAACACGCCTGCTTGACCAACGACACGATTTGACGGGAATCCTGAAACCTTCCACGCATGGTAGGTCATGATGTCCAACGGGTTGGTGAGCATCATAATAATAGTATCTGGTGAATGCTTCACCACGTTTTCTGTGACACTGCCGACGATATTCGCATTCGTTTGCAACAGATCTTCGCGCGTCATCCCCGGTTTACGTGGGGAACCTGATGTAATAATTACCAAGTCGGAGCCTGCGGTTGCTGCGTAGTCCAGGTCACCGTCAACTGCGGCATCAAACAGTTCCACGGGCCCCATTTGTGCCATGTCCAATGCTTTGCCTTGTGGGACACCGTCCACTATATCTATCATGACGACATCCCCAAGTTGTTTCTGTGCGATCAGAAACGCCGCTGTTGCGCCGACATTCCCCGCACCAATAACGCTGATTTTTTTTCTTGCCACTTCTTCCTCCAATTCGTTCCACTATTAAAAAAATATTTAGCCGGACTCACGCCAATGGAGATTGAGATGCGTAAGTCAACTGTATTAATTATACCCAGAAAATTGAAAATAATCAAGTTTTCTATCGGGACGAGTAAAATTTTTGTCACGGTATTAATTTTGGGGATAGGACAGATTTATTTACATAGCACTCCGCTGGAGTGCGAGAAGTTTCCCCTCTTTTCTATAGACATGTTGCTCCGCTGGAGCAAAGAGGTATCTTTAGAGATAAACGTGAGTTTGATAATAAATATCCAAGTGGCATCGTAGGTTCCATACACTCTCCCCTATGGCACTCAAGTGGAACAGCAAAAAACCAAAAACACTCGGTTGATACTAAGAGTGCCAATCTTCCATGAACCGTCCAGCCACGCAATAGAGTCAATCCCAAAAATCCAAACCCTGCAAGTGTAAGCATACGTATAGGATGCAGATTTTTTTGATTGTTCG
This window harbors:
- the mdh gene encoding malate dehydrogenase, which produces MARKKISVIGAGNVGATAAFLIAQKQLGDVVMIDIVDGVPQGKALDMAQMGPVELFDAAVDGDLDYAATAGSDLVIITSGSPRKPGMTREDLLQTNANIVGSVTENVVKHSPDTIIMMLTNPLDIMTYHAWKVSGFPSNRVVGQAGVLDSARFRYFISLELGVSVEDIHALVLGGHGDTMVPLPRYTTVNGIPIPQLIPEDRIEAMAQRTRDGGAEIVNLLKTSGYYAAGSSLAQMAEAIILDKKRLLPCSAHLTGQYGIDDLYIGVPIKLGGNGIEEILEIELTEAELGSLQHSAATYREGIALLGY